From the Bdellovibrio reynosensis genome, one window contains:
- a CDS encoding complement resistance protein TraT: MMSSNFSKFFLLTIGLYFLSGCAATHVAVSKRNLDVQTKMSASLFVEPIENEKLKKVYIQAKNTSDKQEFRISHELEQAFAAKGFKVVSKMNQANFVVQVNILQVGKMDPSAAEASVYRGYGTDGIALGASSAYLAGGDSKQMVGAGILGGLASVVADSVVKDVHFSVITDVQIKERLNGQGKVETTSLHHNQSGTSGHLISKYSEKTNWKVQQTRILSSANKMNLDFNEAAPRLQTSLVQSIVNIF, encoded by the coding sequence ATGATGTCATCTAATTTTTCAAAATTTTTTTTGCTAACGATCGGTCTTTATTTTCTTTCTGGTTGTGCGGCTACTCATGTTGCTGTCTCTAAAAGAAATCTTGATGTTCAAACTAAAATGAGTGCGAGTCTTTTTGTTGAACCTATCGAGAACGAAAAATTAAAGAAGGTCTACATTCAGGCTAAGAATACGTCTGACAAACAAGAGTTTAGAATTTCCCATGAATTGGAACAGGCATTTGCAGCGAAAGGTTTTAAAGTTGTTTCAAAAATGAACCAAGCCAACTTTGTAGTTCAAGTGAATATACTTCAAGTTGGAAAAATGGATCCGAGTGCAGCCGAGGCTTCAGTTTACAGAGGTTACGGTACTGACGGAATCGCGTTAGGTGCTAGCTCTGCTTACTTAGCTGGTGGGGATAGTAAACAAATGGTTGGTGCAGGAATTCTTGGTGGACTTGCTTCTGTAGTTGCCGACTCTGTCGTAAAAGATGTTCACTTTAGTGTAATTACTGATGTGCAAATTAAAGAACGTCTCAATGGACAGGGAAAAGTTGAGACGACGTCCCTTCATCACAATCAATCGGGTACTAGCGGTCATTTAATTTCAAAATATTCTGAGAAAACAAATTGGAAGGTTCAGCAAACTCGAATTTTAAGTTCAGCTAACAAAATGAACTTAGATTTTAATGAGGCTGCGCCAAGACTTCAGACTTCT